The window AGATGGAAAAGAGTATTTTCATTTTTATAGGGCTCAACTAATGAAAGAGACTTCTACTGAACTTTTGGCAGACCAATTCAGAGCAGAAAATATTTTGGTTGATTTGAGACTACATGATAAAGGCACAATGGCAAGAAATCACGGAACAGGATTTAGAACCTATGAAGAAAAGATGCCTCTTTTATTTAAAAGCATAACGGACTTATAGATATGTATAGGGTAATGAGAAATCCTAAATACGATTTTATTGGACAATCTTATGCCACCTCATATCCAAACCTGCATAAGTATCCCGCCACTATGATACCGCAAATAGGCATTGAGATTTTCAAAGAGTTGGGCATAAAAAAAGGCAAATTGCTTGACCCTTATTGCGGTTCAGGTTCTTCCTTCACCGTTGGACTTGACAGGGGACTGAATGAAATGCATGGCTTTGACATAAATCCGTTGGCTGTCTTAATCTCACGAACAAAATTTACCAAAGTCAATTTAGAAAGAGTTAAATTATTAAAGCAGAGATTAAGGAATGCAGTCTATGAATTTGTGAAAAAAGAAGAAAGTTTAAAATTGCTTGAACTTCCTAAATTCTACAACATTGATTTTTGGTTTTCAAAACAGGTTTTGCAAAACCTATCTGTATTAAAGCATTTTATAGATAAGATTAAAGAAAAAGATATAAAGCGGCTCTTTTTAGTGCCATTATCTGAAAGTGTGAGAGAATGTTCTTATACAAGAAATCATGAATTTAAATTATACAGAATGAAGGATGAAGAAATTTTGAATTTCAACCCCGATGTCTTTGGAGTTTATTTTGACAAATTAAACAAGATAATTGGTATTTATGAAAGTTATTATTTCCCAAGATTAACTGACGCTAAAATCCAAATTGATTACAGCAAATTTCCAAAATGCGAGAATTACTTTGATATTATATTGACAAGCCCGCCTTATGGAGACAGCAAAACTACTGTTGCATATGGGCAATTCTCAATGTTCTCAAACGAAATATTAGGAATAAAATATGCACGGCAAATTGATCATCTTTTAATGGGTGGAAAACTTGTTAAGGGAAGATACAGTAATGGTTTAATCGCTGATCATATAAACCAGATTGCAAAGCAGTCAATAAAACGTTCATTAGAGGTTTCATCATTCTACTATGATTTAGAAAGTTCAATTAAAGATGTTGCAAAGAGCGTGAAAAAGGGTGGAAAATCAATTTATGTTGTAGGAAACCGCAGGGTAAAAGATGTTCAATTGCCGACAGACCAATTTATCGCAGAAAAATTTGAACAAAACGGATTTAAGCATATTTTGACCTATGAAAGATTATTAGGAAACAAGGCAATGCCGTCTAAAAATTCGCCGTCAAATAAAGTGGGTGTTAGAAAAGGAACAATGACGCAAGAGTATATTGTAGTTTGTGAAAAAGTTAAAGACTAATAGTAAATTTTGAAATTAGGCTTATCCCCGCTTAAAACATGCGGGGACAGGTTTATAGAGTAATAACCTAATCATGCCAGAGCCTAAAAAACATATAAAAACCAAATTCATCTTTGTAACAGGCGGAGTTGTTTCATCGCTTGGCAAAGGGATTGCATCTGCATCAATAGGCGCGCTTCTTGAAAGCAGGGGGCTGACCATTACACTGCAAAAACTTGACCCGTATATCAATGTTGACCCCGGCACCATGAGCCCGTTCCAGCACGGAGAGGTGTTTGTTACAGATGATGGGGCAGAAACTGATTTGGATTTAGGACATTATGAAAGGTTTACATCTGCAAAACTCACAAAAAAGAATAATTTTACAACAGGACAGGTTTATGACTCTGTTATAGCAAAGGAAAGAAGGGGGGATTATCTGGGCGGAACAGTTCAGGTAATCCCGCATATAACAGATGAAATCAAGGGGAATATCCTTAAGGTTGCAGATGATGTTGATGTTGTAATAGTTGAAATCGGAGGGACAGTCGGCGATATTGAGAGCCTGCCGTTTTTAGAGGCAATAAGACAGATGAGATATGATCTGGGCAAAGAGAATTGCCTTTATATCCATTTGACCCTTGTTCCGTATATTGCAACAGCAGGCGAGGTCAAGACAAAACCGACCCAGCACAGCGTAAAAGAACTTCGTGAAATCGGTATCCAACCCGACATAATCCTGTGCAGAACCAATAAGATGCTCCCGCCTGAAATGAAGGCAAAAATTGCCCTTTTCTGCAATGTGGACAGGGATGCTGTTATAACTGCTATTGATGTGGAGAGTGTATATGAAATACCCATTATACTGCATAATGAAGGACTTGATGAGAAGGTTGTAAAACTATTGAATATATGGACCAGGACTCCAAAACTTGATAACTGGGAAAAGATAGTTAAAAAGATAAAGAACCCGAAATATGAGGTAACAGTGGGGATAGTTGGGAAATATATAAACCTTCAGGATTCTTATAAGAGTCTGCAAGAGGCGTTTGTACATGGCGGTATCGCCAATGATTGCCGAGTGAATATGGTCTATATAGATTCGGAAGAGATTGAAAAGGTAGGCGCAAAAGTTTTACTAAAAGGTGTTGATTGTATCCTTGTGCCGGGTGGGTTTGGGAGCAGAGGGATTGAAGGCAAGATTGCCGCCATCCAGTATGCAAGGGAAAAGAAACTCCCATTTTTCGGTATATGCCTTGGAATGCAGGTTGCGGTAATTGAAATGGCAAGAAACCTCTGCGGACTAAAAGATGCTAATTCAAGTGAGTTTAATCCTGATACACCACACCCTGTAATTGATATGCTCCTTGAACAGCGAGGGGTTTCATCAAAAGGCGGCACAATGAGGCTTGGCGCATATCCATGCACTATAAAAAAAGACACCCTTGCGTACAAGATTTATGGAAAAACAGAGATTAGTGAAAGGCACAGACATAGATATGAGGTAAATAATAACTATAGAGAGGCGCTTGAGGGCTGTGGTGTTGTATTCAGCGGTCTATCCCCTGACAAAAATCTTGTGGAAATAACAGAGTTAAAAGAACATCCATTTTTTATCGGATGCCAGTTTCATCCTGAGTTCAAGAGCAAGCCGATGCCGCCCCATCCCATGTTTAAGGAGTTTATAAAGGCGGCGGTTAAAGAAAAGTCAAAAGTCAAAAGTCAAAAGTCAAAATGAAAACCATAAATATTGGAAATGTGAAAATCGGAGGCAATCTTCCATTTGTTTTAATAGCAGGACCTTGCGTTATTGAAAATCTTTCTGCAACATTATTGATTGCAGACAAACTGATTGAGATAACCAATAAACTCAATATTCCGCTCATATTCAAGGCATCTTATGATAAGGCAAACAGGACATCAGTAAAATCATATCGCGGGCCGGGTTTGAAAAAAGGTCTTGAGATTTTAAACAAGGTTAAAAAAAAGTTTAATGTGCCAATCCTAACAGATGCCCACTGCAAGGATGATGTTAAAAGGGTTTCAGAGGTTGCGGATGTCATCCA is drawn from Deltaproteobacteria bacterium and contains these coding sequences:
- a CDS encoding modification methylase, with the protein product MYRVMRNPKYDFIGQSYATSYPNLHKYPATMIPQIGIEIFKELGIKKGKLLDPYCGSGSSFTVGLDRGLNEMHGFDINPLAVLISRTKFTKVNLERVKLLKQRLRNAVYEFVKKEESLKLLELPKFYNIDFWFSKQVLQNLSVLKHFIDKIKEKDIKRLFLVPLSESVRECSYTRNHEFKLYRMKDEEILNFNPDVFGVYFDKLNKIIGIYESYYFPRLTDAKIQIDYSKFPKCENYFDIILTSPPYGDSKTTVAYGQFSMFSNEILGIKYARQIDHLLMGGKLVKGRYSNGLIADHINQIAKQSIKRSLEVSSFYYDLESSIKDVAKSVKKGGKSIYVVGNRRVKDVQLPTDQFIAEKFEQNGFKHILTYERLLGNKAMPSKNSPSNKVGVRKGTMTQEYIVVCEKVKD
- a CDS encoding CTP synthase, yielding MKTKFIFVTGGVVSSLGKGIASASIGALLESRGLTITLQKLDPYINVDPGTMSPFQHGEVFVTDDGAETDLDLGHYERFTSAKLTKKNNFTTGQVYDSVIAKERRGDYLGGTVQVIPHITDEIKGNILKVADDVDVVIVEIGGTVGDIESLPFLEAIRQMRYDLGKENCLYIHLTLVPYIATAGEVKTKPTQHSVKELREIGIQPDIILCRTNKMLPPEMKAKIALFCNVDRDAVITAIDVESVYEIPIILHNEGLDEKVVKLLNIWTRTPKLDNWEKIVKKIKNPKYEVTVGIVGKYINLQDSYKSLQEAFVHGGIANDCRVNMVYIDSEEIEKVGAKVLLKGVDCILVPGGFGSRGIEGKIAAIQYAREKKLPFFGICLGMQVAVIEMARNLCGLKDANSSEFNPDTPHPVIDMLLEQRGVSSKGGTMRLGAYPCTIKKDTLAYKIYGKTEISERHRHRYEVNNNYREALEGCGVVFSGLSPDKNLVEITELKEHPFFIGCQFHPEFKSKPMPPHPMFKEFIKAAVKEKSKVKSQKSK